Proteins encoded by one window of Cloeon dipterum chromosome 2, ieCloDipt1.1, whole genome shotgun sequence:
- the LOC135936235 gene encoding uncharacterized protein LOC135936235 yields MLLFIFLLAQVCFGFGFAENIPPNHQCLFTCGCMKYYGDTIDKRLESLESGNIVKSRTTRHPNSSHVASESTETGILELKEMIRTNFDNFESSIGGHSSYVNDSIKYYLQDTSSEVGKQTSLINEMLHLLRNEFKGIGTNFEEIKKKQEGLDVFARDKLKKFDALTNAVNIKLKPVFLKSGRIVAFRDDLLETDFSSVKLVCENAGMKMITVHNQSELDELQDAAENLNPSIHVWLSASNMDDGEGNFKWADGTKLDTKSKLWLTKELGADVNQPDDYKNGTNACVYFDTKNTYSRKLLDAPCRNFGLVACEL; encoded by the exons atgttgctcttcatttttttgctgGCTCAAGTGTGTTTTGGGTTTGGATTTGCTGAGAACATTCCACCGAATCACCAGTGCCTTTTCACTTGCGGCTGTATGAAGTATTACGGTGACACAATCGACAAGCG ATTGGAATCGCTCGAATCGGGGAACATTGTGAAAAGCAGAACGACAAGGCATCCAAACTCCAGTCACGTTGCTTCCGAG TCTACAGAAACTGGAATTTTAGAACTCAAGGAGATGATAAGGacaaattttgacaattttgagAGCTCAATTGGTGGTCACAGCTCTTATGTCAACGACTCAATCAAG TATTATCTTCAAGATACTTCCTCAGAAGTTGGCAAACAAACAAGTCTTATAAACGAAATGCTTCACCTGCTCAGAAACgaa TTTAAAGGGATTGGTACGAACTTTGAAGAGATAAAGAAGAAGCAGGAAGGTTTAGACGTTTTCGCTCgtgataaattgaaaaag TTCGATGCACTGACAAATGCTGTCAATATCAAGC TTAAGCCTGTGTTTCTCAAAAGTGGAAGAATAGTCGCTTTCAGAGATGATCTCTTAGAA ACGGATTTTAGCTCAGTCAAATTGGTGTGCGAAAATGCTGGAATGAAAATGATCACGGTGCACAATCAATCTGAACTTGATGAACTTCAAGATGCAGCCGAAAACTTAAATCCCTCCA TTCACGTTTGGCTGTCAGCTTCAAACATGGATGATGGCGAAGGTAATTTCAAATGGGCAGATGGCACCAAACTTGATACAAAGAGCAAGCTGTGGCTAACTAAGGAACTAGGTGCTGATGTTAATCAACCTGACGACTACAAAAATGGCACAAATGCCTGCGTCTATTTCGATACGAAAAACACTTACAGTAGGAAATTGCTAGATGCACCATGTCGAAACTTTGGACTAGTTGCCTGTGAATTGTAA